A genomic region of Gemmata massiliana contains the following coding sequences:
- a CDS encoding DUF5131 family protein, which produces MSQMSTIEWTDATWNPVRGCTKISPGCAHCYAETFAERFRGVPGHAYEKGFDLRLVPEHLEDPLNWSKPKTIFVNSMSDLFHKNVPENYIEQVCWVMQKANWHTYQVLTKRSERMRDFLDAHPEFGELKNVWWGVSVENKKHGLPRIDHLRTAPATVRFLSVEPLLEDLGKINLKGIHWVIAGGESGHGARPMEAEWVRSIREQCAAKGVDFFFKQWGGQQKKKTGRTLDGQTYDAMPERISLPVLSRTERMELIEELKA; this is translated from the coding sequence ATGAGCCAGATGTCTACTATTGAATGGACTGACGCAACATGGAATCCAGTAAGGGGCTGCACCAAGATTAGTCCCGGATGCGCCCATTGCTACGCAGAGACTTTTGCGGAAAGATTTCGAGGTGTTCCCGGGCATGCTTATGAAAAAGGGTTTGACTTGCGGCTAGTGCCAGAGCACTTGGAAGATCCTTTAAATTGGTCAAAGCCAAAGACGATTTTTGTAAATTCGATGAGCGATTTGTTTCATAAAAATGTGCCTGAAAACTATATCGAGCAAGTTTGCTGGGTGATGCAGAAAGCCAACTGGCACACTTACCAAGTGCTGACCAAACGTTCGGAACGAATGCGAGACTTTTTGGATGCGCACCCGGAATTCGGAGAACTGAAGAATGTCTGGTGGGGTGTGAGTGTCGAGAATAAAAAGCACGGGCTTCCCAGAATCGACCACCTCAGAACAGCACCCGCCACAGTTCGATTCCTTTCGGTCGAACCACTTCTCGAAGACCTCGGAAAAATAAATTTAAAGGGAATTCACTGGGTTATCGCAGGTGGCGAGAGTGGTCACGGTGCGCGTCCGATGGAAGCCGAATGGGTTCGATCGATCCGAGAACAGTGTGCAGCGAAGGGAGTGGATTTCTTCTTTAAGCAGTGGGGCGGGCAGCAGAAGAAAAAGACCGGTCGGACTCTCGATGGGCAGACTTACGACGCGATGCCCGAGCGAATCAGCCTGCCCGTGCTGTCGAGAACCGAGCGAATGGAACTGATCGAAGAATTAAAAGCGTAG
- a CDS encoding helix-turn-helix domain-containing protein — translation MFPDARTGILRVKARPLVIPPPDTEADKRLWGALLDLANLCHTAMGRDRGERAEGILAAAKREMLEVLGDQGRGVVSPHLTAEEAASYLGVAYSTFRKKATRIKKQPSTGRYRIEDLDEFAASLKPRKKR, via the coding sequence ATGTTTCCCGACGCACGCACCGGTATTCTGCGCGTTAAAGCCCGACCACTCGTGATTCCACCGCCAGATACCGAAGCTGACAAGCGGCTTTGGGGAGCACTACTGGACCTTGCGAATCTGTGTCACACCGCGATGGGGCGTGATCGTGGGGAACGGGCGGAAGGGATCCTTGCAGCGGCGAAACGGGAAATGCTCGAAGTGCTGGGAGATCAGGGCAGGGGTGTAGTCAGCCCCCACCTGACTGCCGAAGAAGCAGCGAGCTACCTGGGCGTCGCGTATTCGACTTTCCGCAAGAAAGCCACGCGAATCAAAAAGCAGCCGAGTACCGGACGCTACCGGATCGAAGACCTCGACGAGTTCGCTGCCTCACTGAAGCCGCGCAAAAAGCGGTAG
- a CDS encoding tyrosine-type recombinase/integrase has protein sequence MNRRIGRVRRAFKWAASEQLVPVSTHQALGTVGGLQRGRCESPEVEPIQPVEWEHVVSTLPFLRPHVAAMIQVQWLTGMRPGEVCSIRPCDIDTSGAVWVYRPPYSKMSYQGRQRVIAIGPRAQAVLRAFAPKNPSDFYFSPAASVERFHAERAANRKTPKYASHMERNATKRVREGERKPASRYTNKSYGYAIRRAVARANWVRIEAAVELEFHVPEWAPNQLRHSHGTAVRHRYDLESAQAVLGHERMSTTEIYAEKNLSLALKVASEMG, from the coding sequence GTGAACCGGCGCATCGGGCGCGTCCGGCGCGCGTTCAAGTGGGCCGCGTCCGAGCAACTCGTTCCCGTCTCCACGCATCAGGCCCTCGGCACCGTCGGTGGTTTACAACGCGGCCGCTGCGAGTCACCAGAAGTGGAACCGATCCAACCCGTCGAGTGGGAGCACGTCGTTTCCACGCTCCCGTTCCTGCGCCCGCACGTCGCGGCGATGATCCAGGTGCAGTGGCTCACCGGGATGCGCCCCGGTGAAGTGTGCTCGATCCGCCCGTGCGACATCGACACCAGCGGCGCCGTGTGGGTGTACCGACCGCCGTACTCCAAGATGAGCTATCAGGGGCGCCAGCGCGTCATCGCGATCGGGCCGCGCGCCCAGGCCGTACTCCGCGCGTTCGCCCCGAAGAACCCGTCCGACTTCTACTTCTCGCCGGCCGCGTCGGTCGAGCGGTTCCACGCCGAGCGCGCCGCGAACCGGAAGACGCCGAAGTACGCGAGCCACATGGAACGGAACGCGACCAAGCGCGTCCGCGAGGGCGAGCGGAAGCCGGCCTCGCGGTACACGAACAAGAGCTACGGGTACGCGATCCGGCGCGCCGTGGCTCGGGCGAATTGGGTGCGCATCGAGGCCGCGGTCGAGTTGGAGTTCCACGTCCCCGAATGGGCACCGAACCAGCTCCGGCACTCACACGGGACCGCGGTCCGGCACCGGTACGACCTGGAGAGCGCCCAGGCCGTGCTCGGGCACGAGCGCATGAGCACCACAGAAATCTACGCCGAGAAGAACCTGTCCCTCGCGCTCAAGGTCGCGAGCGAGATGGGGTGA
- a CDS encoding replicative DNA helicase, with amino-acid sequence MSRPDDICYIAPTDPDRVDDVERQLLGACLWSDQHDTSGFDEAAEVVAPDDFGVHAHRVVFRAMLELRATNAPVNAVTIFGRLRATGAASELGPEPGVWIGDTVTLQGSDLNARYYANQVREASRKRRLKRAIAEMSAVAARSPRPAADVLADCEQILFDAGDVDGAGTQCSASALVSEALDHIDRVASGLEPGGLPTGYADLDAITGGLVPGEVTVLAARPSTGKTALALGIATNATRGGAPALFVSLEMGRRSIMQRILSMRSGVRLDPIKRGTLNSDQAGRVDAAARAFAKEPFFLEEATPMSAARLAAIVRRGVRRHGLKLVVVDYLQLMEPEDTKAPKVHQIGLLSRRLKELARSCAVPIVVLAQLNRACEDRPDGKPRLSDLRDSGEIEQDADVCILLSRQRGQQDANDVWLIDADVAKSRNGATGEVTLAYRRPVVRFENAAVGC; translated from the coding sequence ATGTCCCGGCCTGATGACATTTGCTACATCGCCCCGACCGATCCCGACCGTGTCGATGACGTCGAGCGCCAGTTGCTCGGCGCGTGCCTGTGGTCCGACCAACACGACACCAGCGGTTTCGATGAGGCAGCCGAAGTCGTCGCGCCGGACGACTTCGGCGTACACGCGCACCGCGTCGTGTTTCGCGCGATGCTCGAGTTGCGCGCGACAAATGCGCCGGTGAACGCGGTGACGATCTTCGGGCGGCTCCGGGCAACCGGCGCGGCGAGCGAACTCGGACCGGAGCCGGGCGTTTGGATCGGCGACACGGTGACCCTGCAGGGAAGCGACCTCAACGCCAGGTACTACGCGAACCAAGTCCGAGAGGCGAGCCGGAAGCGCCGGCTTAAGCGCGCGATCGCGGAGATGTCTGCTGTCGCGGCTCGTTCACCTCGACCCGCGGCCGATGTCCTGGCCGATTGCGAACAGATCTTGTTCGACGCGGGCGACGTGGACGGCGCGGGCACCCAGTGCTCGGCTTCGGCCCTGGTGTCCGAGGCCCTGGATCACATCGACCGGGTGGCCAGCGGGTTGGAGCCGGGCGGGTTGCCGACCGGGTACGCGGACCTGGACGCGATCACGGGCGGGTTGGTGCCGGGCGAAGTCACGGTCCTGGCCGCGCGCCCCTCGACCGGGAAAACCGCGCTCGCGCTCGGGATCGCGACCAATGCCACGCGAGGCGGCGCACCCGCGCTATTCGTGTCGTTGGAAATGGGGCGACGGTCGATCATGCAACGGATCCTGTCGATGAGAAGTGGGGTGCGGTTGGACCCGATCAAGCGGGGCACCCTCAACTCGGATCAGGCCGGGCGTGTCGACGCCGCAGCCCGGGCGTTCGCGAAAGAGCCGTTCTTCCTCGAAGAGGCGACGCCGATGAGCGCGGCGCGGCTCGCGGCGATCGTCCGGCGCGGGGTACGGCGCCACGGTTTGAAGTTGGTGGTCGTCGACTACCTCCAACTCATGGAACCCGAAGACACGAAGGCCCCGAAGGTCCATCAGATCGGGCTACTCTCGCGGCGCTTGAAAGAGTTGGCCCGGAGCTGTGCCGTCCCGATCGTCGTGCTCGCGCAACTGAACCGGGCGTGCGAGGACCGGCCCGACGGCAAACCGCGGCTTTCGGACCTGCGGGATTCCGGCGAAATCGAACAAGACGCGGACGTTTGCATTTTGCTTAGTCGCCAACGGGGGCAGCAGGACGCAAACGATGTTTGGCTGATCGATGCGGATGTTGCGAAGAGCCGCAACGGCGCGACGGGCGAAGTAACGCTCGCCTATCGTCGGCCCGTGGTCCGATTCGAGAACGCGGCCGTCGGGTGCTGA
- a CDS encoding ParB N-terminal domain-containing protein encodes MVIAAVRTSPEVIEQSDAIEFVLLDSLKPAKINDAVYKPISLDDPSIVALSKDIRSKGVLQPLDVTLDDVIVSGHRRRGASIVAKLKTVPIRRIHLQSTDPRFESFLVSFNQQRVKSIQETIREEVIRTSPEAAHLALLANRRTEVQASLKKVQDAKLRVLKSGTANKRSVISEAKRAMLNAAIAVIEQYKEYWPLTLRQIHYRLLSRNVLRNTRTELPYTNTQESYKDLSDLLGRARLSAEVPWESMHDPTRPRTAWAHWENAGEYIREQLDQFLASYRRNRLQSQPAYVELVVEKITVQDIAERAAGHYHVPVGVGRGYASITSLEDTASRFADSGKGHFILLIASDLDPEGEDICSTWQAHLRDEHHVENLTVIKVGVNPDQVAKYNLAPLPMKEDSSRAAGYAATHGTDVYELESFEPDVLQAIIRDAIRDVLDLRLFAQEQQKEAEDARFLIATRNQVCELLRGFRTSPDDSGTYDPDA; translated from the coding sequence ATGGTAATTGCAGCCGTCCGGACGAGTCCGGAAGTGATCGAGCAGAGCGACGCCATCGAGTTCGTCCTGCTTGATTCCCTGAAGCCTGCCAAGATCAACGATGCGGTGTACAAGCCCATCTCTTTGGATGACCCGTCCATCGTTGCGTTAAGCAAGGACATCAGGAGCAAGGGCGTGCTTCAGCCCTTGGACGTCACTCTGGACGACGTGATCGTTTCTGGGCACCGACGTCGTGGCGCGAGTATCGTCGCAAAACTCAAAACGGTGCCCATCCGTCGCATCCACCTTCAATCCACGGACCCCCGGTTCGAGTCGTTCCTGGTCTCGTTCAACCAGCAGCGCGTCAAATCCATTCAGGAAACGATCCGCGAGGAGGTCATCCGGACGAGTCCGGAAGCCGCCCACCTCGCGCTCTTGGCGAACCGCCGCACGGAGGTTCAAGCGTCCCTGAAAAAGGTTCAGGACGCGAAGCTCCGCGTTTTGAAGTCCGGTACGGCGAACAAGCGGTCCGTGATTTCCGAAGCGAAGCGCGCGATGCTCAATGCCGCGATTGCGGTCATCGAGCAATACAAGGAGTACTGGCCCCTCACGCTGCGGCAAATTCACTACCGACTACTGTCGCGTAACGTGCTCCGGAACACGAGAACCGAGCTCCCGTACACCAACACCCAGGAGTCCTACAAGGATCTCTCCGATCTCCTCGGTCGCGCGCGTCTCAGTGCCGAGGTACCCTGGGAGAGTATGCACGACCCCACCCGCCCCCGAACGGCATGGGCGCATTGGGAGAACGCCGGCGAGTACATTCGCGAGCAGCTCGACCAGTTTCTGGCGAGTTACCGCCGCAACCGCCTTCAGAGTCAGCCGGCCTACGTCGAACTGGTCGTGGAAAAGATCACCGTCCAGGACATCGCGGAGCGCGCGGCCGGGCACTATCACGTGCCCGTCGGTGTCGGGCGGGGCTACGCCTCGATCACGTCCCTCGAGGACACCGCATCGCGATTCGCCGACTCCGGCAAAGGGCACTTCATTCTCCTCATCGCGAGCGACCTCGATCCCGAAGGCGAAGACATCTGTTCCACCTGGCAGGCCCACCTTCGCGACGAGCACCATGTCGAGAATCTCACCGTGATTAAAGTCGGCGTCAATCCGGATCAGGTCGCGAAGTACAACCTCGCTCCTCTTCCGATGAAAGAGGACTCCAGTCGGGCCGCGGGTTACGCGGCGACTCACGGCACCGACGTGTACGAGTTGGAATCTTTTGAGCCCGACGTCTTGCAGGCCATTATTCGCGATGCCATCCGCGACGTTCTTGATCTCCGCCTCTTCGCTCAAGAGCAGCAAAAGGAAGCTGAAGACGCTCGATTCCTCATCGCCACACGGAACCAGGTTTGTGAGCTGCTGAGGGGCTTCCGGACGAGTCCGGACGACAGCGGCACTTACGATCCCGATGCGTAG
- a CDS encoding DUF1328 domain-containing protein: MFRWAILFFIVALISAFLGFGGIAGDAAWIGQVLLFVFLILTVVSLVAGRRGPSIE; encoded by the coding sequence ATGTTCCGTTGGGCCATTCTGTTCTTCATCGTGGCGCTGATCTCGGCGTTCCTCGGGTTCGGTGGGATTGCCGGAGACGCCGCGTGGATCGGGCAGGTACTGTTGTTCGTGTTCCTGATCCTGACCGTGGTTTCGCTCGTCGCGGGACGGCGCGGGCCAAGTATTGAGTAG
- a CDS encoding YsnF/AvaK domain-containing protein translates to MTTRKKKHNTAVGVFETKARAEQAISELKAHGFTDSEIGMVYRNAEGETVKSGAANNTYAEEGAVAGAVAGGGALALGSLAVSFGVIPVIGPILAVGPLAAALISAAGGAAAGGIAGALIGWGVPEEDAEFYQNEVQAGRYLVTVETGDRLDEARNMLHRYSGFDRNAWAAVRADRANTLAEGSFQTEDGRVIQLKKEHLRADKETVSAGEVKVRKEVHTEHKQITVPVEREEVVIERRPASGKRVSGAELEAEEIRIPTKEERVHVTKEAVLKEEVSVGKRKVHDTKTVAGDVREEELVVESEGEAKVRQNSRKK, encoded by the coding sequence ATGACGACTCGCAAGAAGAAGCACAATACCGCCGTTGGCGTATTCGAGACCAAGGCCCGTGCCGAGCAAGCGATTTCCGAGCTCAAGGCGCACGGGTTCACGGATTCGGAAATCGGGATGGTGTACCGCAACGCCGAGGGCGAAACGGTCAAGTCCGGGGCCGCCAACAACACTTACGCCGAGGAAGGGGCGGTCGCCGGTGCCGTGGCCGGGGGCGGGGCTCTCGCCCTCGGCTCGCTCGCGGTGTCGTTCGGGGTAATCCCGGTGATCGGGCCGATCCTCGCGGTCGGACCACTCGCAGCAGCCCTTATTAGTGCCGCGGGTGGGGCCGCGGCCGGTGGCATCGCGGGCGCCCTGATTGGCTGGGGCGTTCCCGAAGAGGACGCGGAGTTTTATCAGAACGAAGTTCAAGCCGGGCGCTACCTTGTGACCGTAGAGACTGGCGACCGCTTGGACGAGGCCCGCAACATGCTCCACAGGTACAGTGGGTTCGACCGCAACGCCTGGGCGGCCGTCCGCGCTGACCGGGCGAATACGCTTGCCGAGGGGTCGTTCCAAACAGAAGACGGACGGGTGATTCAACTCAAGAAGGAGCACCTCCGCGCGGACAAAGAAACGGTGAGCGCGGGCGAGGTGAAGGTCCGTAAGGAGGTCCACACCGAACACAAGCAGATCACCGTTCCGGTTGAGCGCGAAGAGGTGGTGATCGAGCGCCGGCCCGCGAGTGGTAAGCGCGTCAGCGGGGCCGAACTGGAGGCCGAGGAGATCCGCATCCCGACCAAGGAGGAGCGGGTCCACGTGACCAAGGAGGCGGTGCTGAAGGAGGAAGTAAGTGTCGGGAAGCGTAAGGTACACGACACCAAGACCGTAGCCGGTGACGTTCGGGAAGAGGAACTGGTGGTCGAGTCCGAGGGCGAGGCCAAGGTACGCCAGAATAGCCGTAAGAAGTAA
- a CDS encoding ParB N-terminal domain-containing protein, translating into MRRLGLLHPIVLNTRFELIAGARRLTAAQKLGWKEIPCRVLDTLDDAVAALQTERDENTCREPWALDELVEVGRRIEKLEKPNSDRRKKAGRGTEPSGKFPDGSTGDTRDKVGSALGMSGKTYEKGKKVSEAAEKEPEKYGDLPALANSESIDAAYKELKRRQKQSTSPPPPPVPPLVIHTPDAPAPATSRADDLRALADALLVLAAFDEQLQRFRHLKELAADHPIGAQSGLYGAPGAAFSPGTT; encoded by the coding sequence ATTCGTCGGCTCGGCTTGCTTCACCCGATCGTTCTGAACACCCGCTTTGAGTTGATCGCGGGTGCGCGTCGGCTCACGGCGGCACAGAAGTTGGGTTGGAAAGAAATCCCTTGCCGCGTCCTCGACACGCTCGACGACGCGGTGGCGGCGCTCCAAACCGAGCGCGATGAGAACACGTGCCGCGAACCCTGGGCTCTCGACGAGTTGGTAGAAGTCGGGCGGCGGATCGAGAAGTTGGAAAAGCCCAATTCCGACCGTCGCAAGAAAGCCGGAAGGGGCACGGAACCATCCGGAAAATTTCCGGATGGTTCAACTGGCGACACTCGTGACAAAGTCGGCTCAGCACTCGGAATGAGCGGGAAAACCTACGAGAAGGGCAAGAAGGTATCCGAGGCTGCCGAGAAGGAGCCGGAGAAGTACGGTGACCTTCCGGCCCTCGCGAATTCCGAGAGCATCGACGCAGCGTACAAGGAGCTGAAACGCCGACAGAAACAGTCGACCAGCCCTCCGCCACCCCCAGTTCCACCGCTCGTGATCCACACGCCCGACGCGCCGGCCCCAGCCACGAGTCGGGCCGACGACCTGCGCGCGCTGGCGGACGCGCTGCTCGTGCTGGCCGCGTTTGATGAACAGTTGCAGCGGTTCCGGCACCTGAAGGAGCTGGCGGCCGATCACCCGATCGGCGCCCAGAGCGGGTTGTACGGGGCGCCGGGCGCGGCCTTCAGCCCGGGCACCACGTAG
- a CDS encoding SDR family oxidoreductase, translated as MRRNISKYSNILITGVTGLIGGEILRRLHARGHRGRVWALIRPSDGDSPAERLRERLDRSGELSATAGAADAVAGDILEPFWGLSGANLAEITESVDVIIHNAADTSFAAHRDTATTNVTGVRRLIAFARGCRRAPLIAYMSTASNVGRETGRCLSEDDGCRPANEHFNDYKHSKAVGEQELRDSGLPVLTLRPTIVLSAGLPDPVFARQILWCAPLTRAFGALPIDPNSRLDLVDVGFVAEATLRLLECPRRTHDCYHLSAGTTGCVTVGELERIVARVNRRRTPLRLVPPAGWRPSLHRAAVDTPLRKRVFRSLRHYLPFLNMDVVYDDARLRAVVPAAELPVRPAGEYLPELLALIREKAALREACLP; from the coding sequence ATGCGACGGAATATCTCGAAGTACAGCAACATCTTGATTACCGGCGTGACCGGGCTGATCGGCGGGGAGATCCTCCGAAGGCTGCACGCCCGCGGGCACCGCGGACGGGTTTGGGCACTCATCCGCCCGAGCGACGGCGACTCGCCCGCGGAGCGGCTCCGCGAGCGGCTCGACCGCAGCGGGGAGTTGTCCGCAACGGCCGGTGCGGCGGACGCGGTCGCGGGCGACATTCTGGAGCCGTTCTGGGGGCTGTCCGGGGCGAATCTGGCGGAGATCACCGAGTCGGTCGACGTGATCATTCACAACGCCGCCGACACGTCGTTCGCGGCCCACCGCGACACGGCCACCACGAACGTCACGGGGGTGCGCCGGCTGATCGCGTTCGCGCGCGGGTGCCGCCGCGCCCCGCTGATCGCGTACATGAGCACCGCCTCGAACGTGGGGCGCGAAACGGGCCGGTGCCTGAGCGAGGACGACGGGTGCCGCCCGGCCAACGAGCACTTCAACGACTACAAGCACTCGAAGGCCGTCGGCGAACAGGAGTTGCGCGACAGCGGGCTCCCGGTGCTCACCCTGCGCCCGACGATCGTACTGAGCGCGGGCCTTCCGGACCCGGTGTTCGCGCGACAGATCCTGTGGTGCGCGCCGCTCACGCGCGCGTTCGGCGCGCTGCCCATCGACCCGAACAGCCGGCTCGATCTCGTGGACGTCGGGTTCGTCGCCGAAGCCACCTTACGGCTGCTTGAATGCCCGCGCCGGACACACGACTGCTACCACCTGTCCGCCGGGACCACCGGGTGCGTCACGGTCGGCGAACTCGAGCGGATCGTGGCCCGGGTGAACCGGCGCCGCACCCCGCTGCGGTTGGTACCACCGGCCGGGTGGCGCCCGTCACTGCACCGGGCCGCGGTAGACACACCGCTGCGCAAGCGGGTGTTCCGCTCGCTCCGGCACTACCTGCCGTTCCTGAACATGGACGTGGTGTACGACGACGCCCGGCTCCGGGCGGTGGTGCCCGCCGCGGAACTGCCGGTACGACCGGCTGGCGAGTACCTGCCGGAACTGCTCGCGCTCATCCGCGAAAAAGCCGCGCTGCGGGAAGCGTGCCTACCGTAG
- a CDS encoding DUF6134 family protein yields MIGWNDATVGVARVTAGQLTHAARRTVVAATLVVTALVGAPAVARADEVRTFAVSVDGKPGGTYAIATATAADGTESVAVAAAIKVKTLVGTYHYELNSTEVWKGGRLVSVTARANDDGKKHAVAAVATERGLRATVGKETKLVPADAITSTGVRAPAGDKPREAVVFDVEDGTETAAKVEPLGPCRVALNGKTVEGTRFRVTGKDLAAEWWFDANGRVIRQEMTWDGHKVVLELTGVK; encoded by the coding sequence ATGATCGGTTGGAACGACGCAACGGTCGGTGTCGCGAGAGTAACGGCAGGTCAACTCACTCACGCCGCTCGTCGAACGGTAGTTGCCGCGACCCTGGTCGTAACGGCCCTGGTCGGAGCCCCGGCGGTCGCGAGAGCCGACGAGGTGCGCACGTTCGCGGTTTCCGTGGACGGCAAGCCCGGGGGCACCTACGCGATCGCGACGGCGACCGCCGCGGACGGCACCGAGTCGGTTGCGGTCGCCGCCGCGATCAAGGTGAAGACGCTCGTCGGCACGTACCACTACGAGCTGAACAGCACCGAGGTGTGGAAGGGCGGGCGGCTCGTGTCGGTTACCGCCCGGGCCAACGACGACGGCAAGAAGCACGCGGTCGCGGCGGTCGCCACGGAGCGCGGGCTGAGGGCCACGGTCGGTAAGGAGACTAAGCTCGTCCCCGCCGACGCGATCACCTCGACCGGCGTCCGCGCCCCCGCCGGGGACAAGCCCCGTGAGGCCGTGGTGTTCGACGTGGAGGACGGGACGGAGACGGCCGCCAAGGTGGAACCGCTCGGCCCGTGCCGGGTGGCACTCAACGGGAAGACCGTCGAAGGCACCCGGTTCCGGGTCACCGGCAAAGACCTCGCCGCCGAGTGGTGGTTCGACGCGAACGGTCGGGTGATCCGTCAGGAGATGACATGGGACGGGCACAAAGTAGTGCTCGAGCTGACCGGTGTGAAGTGA
- a CDS encoding cupin-like domain-containing protein translates to MQVLSAEPRVTSTRPIRGPEVRAVPEVRADDLARAGGFGRRSGPVLVKGAVRAWPAWERWSFESLAGLRKPDGTEAVARFITGVVEQGATREQFDAPVGPYLRELARTAEKSIAGLSGAGLLPADRRANLGPNARFRLDWHHLATFVPDRVYLSQWEILREFPGLRRDFAIRDLWPGRRLTWEYVFVGPANTVTGLHCDFPDNWFCQVRGTKEVLLVTPEQSHLMCPSRKFDWGATLSAIDITRPGAQPEWASFERVNGLYARVEAGDALFIPRGTWHAVVALEPSISLAVFGLTPWEVVWNGGRAELKRMLHNLRLYRWGDCACHRAG, encoded by the coding sequence GTGCAAGTACTCTCCGCCGAACCTCGTGTTACGAGTACCCGCCCCATTCGCGGCCCCGAGGTCCGGGCCGTTCCCGAGGTCCGGGCGGACGACCTGGCGCGGGCGGGCGGGTTCGGACGCCGCTCCGGGCCGGTGCTCGTTAAGGGAGCGGTGCGGGCGTGGCCGGCCTGGGAGCGGTGGTCGTTCGAGTCCCTCGCGGGGCTGCGCAAGCCGGACGGCACCGAGGCGGTCGCGCGGTTCATCACCGGGGTCGTCGAACAAGGGGCCACGCGCGAACAGTTCGACGCGCCTGTCGGTCCGTACTTGCGCGAGTTGGCCCGCACGGCGGAGAAGTCAATTGCCGGATTGTCCGGCGCGGGTCTTCTCCCCGCGGACCGGCGTGCGAACCTGGGGCCGAACGCCCGGTTCCGTCTCGACTGGCACCACCTCGCCACTTTCGTTCCGGACCGCGTGTACCTGTCGCAGTGGGAGATCCTGCGCGAGTTCCCGGGGCTGCGCCGCGACTTCGCAATCCGCGACCTGTGGCCCGGGCGCCGGCTCACCTGGGAGTACGTGTTCGTCGGCCCGGCGAACACCGTCACCGGATTGCACTGCGACTTCCCGGACAACTGGTTCTGCCAGGTGCGCGGCACGAAGGAGGTGCTCCTCGTGACCCCGGAGCAGTCCCACCTGATGTGCCCGTCGCGCAAGTTCGATTGGGGCGCGACGCTGAGCGCGATCGACATCACCCGGCCCGGCGCTCAACCCGAGTGGGCATCGTTCGAGCGCGTGAACGGTCTGTACGCCCGCGTGGAGGCCGGCGACGCCTTGTTCATCCCCAGGGGAACCTGGCACGCGGTCGTGGCGCTCGAGCCGTCGATCAGCCTGGCGGTGTTCGGGTTGACCCCGTGGGAGGTGGTGTGGAACGGCGGCCGGGCCGAACTGAAGCGCATGCTCCACAACCTGCGGCTGTACCGCTGGGGCGACTGCGCGTGCCACCGCGCGGGGTGA